Proteins from a single region of Haemorhous mexicanus isolate bHaeMex1 chromosome 4, bHaeMex1.pri, whole genome shotgun sequence:
- the NFXL1 gene encoding NF-X1-type zinc finger protein NFXL1 isoform X1, producing MDAQWRQGGRGRGRARAGDELAARSGAAARPPAARGRGGARAAAAGAIGDGACELSSLKKFDEIKKANQAAAKKLVEDQLSSSSEDDDEDAEAKQGKILDKTFTIYTSQTDGDASELERTRQYMNEAFQSGAMTCLICIASVKRNQAVWSCCGCFCIFHLVCIQKWAKDSLFLVSSPLTDDDFGKKDYPWPCPKCRFEYKRSETPSRYYCYCGKVENPAVDPWLVPHSCGQICEREFKPSCGHKCLLLCHPGPCPPCPKMVTTTCHCKKAKAVPRRCSAKEWSCRLPCGRTLLCGQHVCENPCHAGDCQPCPRVSKQRCICGRQTAERLCASPQWQCDQVCGKCLPCGNHTCEQVCHAGPCGDCPRSGKRFCPCGKTKFTLPCTEDVPTCGDSCDKVLECGIHKCSQRCHRGPCEICRQEVEKQCRCGKHTKRMPCHKPYLCETKCTKIRDCQKHQCRRKCCSGNCPPCDQVCGRTLGCRNHKCPSGCHRGSCNPCPETVDVKCSCGKTVIKVPCGRERTIKPPKCKQLCSRPPTCHHSTQEKHYCHFGRCPPCRQPCQKTLPCGHLCPAPCHDEALVKQTGLHQSAGPWEQPSEPAFIQTALPCPPCEVPIPVECLGQHEVSPLPCHSANPYSCKRFCGRLLDCQNHTCMKECHRVTKSNSSADGKKAGPECSQCEEECTKPRPAGCPHRCVLPCHPGDCPSCLQMLKIKCHCKLSVLYIECLKLTCADVKEKELLTSCRNQCPKELPCGHRCKEICHSGSCPLNCSQKVKLRCLCKRLKKEVQCSKIQEGQVSLECDALCKEMKRKAYEIKEAEAKAALEEEKRRQQAELEAFENRLKGRRKNKRRRDEVEVEQSSWQKYKNFIMLPVFGVAVVMVAWLMVYND from the exons ATGGATGCTCAGTGGCGTCAGGgcggccggggccgcggccgcgccAGGGCCGGGGACGAGCTCGCCGCTCGCTCTGGGGCGGCCGCCCGGCCCCCGGCCGCTCGGGGCCGCGGCGGTGCCCGCGCTGCGGCAGCGGGGGCCATCGGCGACGGGGCCTGCG AATTATCTTCACTGAAGAAATTTGATGAAATTAAGAAGGCCAATCAGGCTGCAGCAAAAAAGCTAGTTGAAGACCAATTAAGCTCCTCAtctgaagatgatgatgaagatgCTGAAGCAAAACAAGGGAAGATTTTGGACAAAACATTTACCATTTACACCAGTCAAACTG ATGGAGATGCAAGTGAGCTGGAACGTACAAGACAGTACATGAATGAAGCTTTTCAGTCAGGGGCCATGACATGTCTCATCTGCATTGCTTCAGTTAAAAGGAACCAAGCT GTCTGGAGCTGTTGTGGATGCTTTTGTATATTTCATCTGGTGTGTATCCAAAAGTGGGCCAAGGACAGCCTCTTCCTTGTATCTTCTCCTCTGACAGATGATGATTTTGGGAAGAAAGACTATCCCTGGCCATG TCCAAAATGTAGGTTTGAATACAAACGCTCTGAAACTCCCAGTAGGTATTACTGTTACTGTGGAAAAGTGGAGAATCCAGCAGTGGACCCATGGCTGGTACCTCACTCCTGTGGTCAGATATGTGAGAGGGAATTCAAACCCTCCTGTGGTCATAAATGTTTGCTGCTTTGTCATCCAG GACCGTGTCCACCTTGCCCCAAGATGGTCACAACAACCTGTCACTGTAAGAAAGCCAAAGCAGTGCCCCGACGGTGCAGTGCCAAGGAGTGGTCTTGCCGCCTGCCGTGTGGACGAACATTGCTATGTGGACAGCATGTTTGTGAGAATCCCTGTCATGCAG GAGATTGTCAGCCTTGTCCACGTGTCAGTAAACAACGGTGTATCTGTGGGAGACAGACTGCGGAGAGACTTTGTGCAAGCCCTCAGTGGCAGTGTGATCAG GTGTGTGGGAAGTGTTTGCCATGTGGCAATCACACATGTGAACAAGTTTGTCATGCTGGTCCCTGTGGAGACTGTCCTCGTTCTGGGAAAAGGTTCTGTCCATGTGGAAAAACAA AGTTTACATTGCCTTGTACAGAAGATGTGCCCACCTGTGGTGATAGTTGTGACAAAGTTCTGGAATGTGGCATCCATAAATGTTCACAGCGCTGTCATCGTGGTCCCTGTGAAATATGCAGGCAG gaggttGAAAAGCAGTGTCGCTGTGGGAAGCACACCAAGCGCATGCCGTGCCATAAGCCATACCTGTGTGAAACCAAATGCACTAAAATCCGGGACTGTCAGAAGCACCAGTGCCGCAGGAAG tgctGTTCTGGAAACTGTCCACCTTGTGATCAAGTCTGCGGACGGACTCTTGGCTGCAGAAATCACAAATGCCCTTCAGGCTGCCACAGAG gtAGTTGTAATCCATGTCCGGAGACTGTAGATGTGAAATGCAGCTGTGGAAAAACTGTCATTAAAGTGCCCTGTGGCAGAGAGCGCACCATCAAACCTCCCAAATGCAAGCAGCTGTGCAG TCGGCCACCTACCTGTCACCATTCTACCCAGGAGAAACACTATTGTCACTTTGGGCGGTGCCCTCCGTGTCGCCAGCCCTGCCAGAAAACCTTACCATGTGGCCATttgtgccctgctccctgccacgaCGAAGCACTGGTGAAGCAAACCGGCTTA CATCAGTCTGCAGGGCCTTGGGAGCAGCCATCTGAGCCAGCCTTCATTCAGACTGCACTGCCGTGCCCTCCCTGTGAGGTTCCTATACCAGT ggAGTGTCTTGGACAGCACGAG gTTAGTCCGTTGCCATGTCACTCTGCAAATCCCTACTCATGTAAGAGATTTTGTGGGCGGCTTCTTGATTGTCAGAATCATACCTGTATGAAAGAATGTCATCGTGTTACTAAATCAAACAGTAGTGCAGATGGAAAGAAG GCGGGTCCAGAATGTTCACAGTGTGAAGAGGAGTGCACCAAGCCCCGGCCAGCTGGCTGTCCTCACCGATGTGTTTTGCCCTGTCATCCTGGGGATTGCCCATCATGTCTCCAGATGCTTAAAATAAAGTGTCACTGCAAACTATCAGTACTGTATATTGAATGCTT AAAACTAACATGTGCCGATGTAAAAGAAAAGGAGCTTCTTACTTCCTGCAGAAATCAGTGTCCAAAAGAG TTGCCCTGTGGTCACCGGTGTAAAGAGATTTGCCATTCAGGTAGCTGTCCTCTTAATTGCAGCCAGAAGGTTAAACTCCGATGTCTGTGTAAGAGACTGAAAAAG GAAGTGCAGTGCAGCAAGATACAAGAGGGCCAAGTTTCACTGGAATGTGATGCATTATGCAAGGAAATGAAGCGGAAAGCATATGAG ATAAAAGAAGCAGaagccaaagctgctcttgaaGAGGAGAAGCGAAGACAACAG
- the NFXL1 gene encoding NF-X1-type zinc finger protein NFXL1 isoform X2: MDEMFLSGWKQPGELLGRDSVRCAGQGNTSLWSGKELSSLKKFDEIKKANQAAAKKLVEDQLSSSSEDDDEDAEAKQGKILDKTFTIYTSQTDGDASELERTRQYMNEAFQSGAMTCLICIASVKRNQAVWSCCGCFCIFHLVCIQKWAKDSLFLVSSPLTDDDFGKKDYPWPCPKCRFEYKRSETPSRYYCYCGKVENPAVDPWLVPHSCGQICEREFKPSCGHKCLLLCHPGPCPPCPKMVTTTCHCKKAKAVPRRCSAKEWSCRLPCGRTLLCGQHVCENPCHAGDCQPCPRVSKQRCICGRQTAERLCASPQWQCDQVCGKCLPCGNHTCEQVCHAGPCGDCPRSGKRFCPCGKTKFTLPCTEDVPTCGDSCDKVLECGIHKCSQRCHRGPCEICRQEVEKQCRCGKHTKRMPCHKPYLCETKCTKIRDCQKHQCRRKCCSGNCPPCDQVCGRTLGCRNHKCPSGCHRGSCNPCPETVDVKCSCGKTVIKVPCGRERTIKPPKCKQLCSRPPTCHHSTQEKHYCHFGRCPPCRQPCQKTLPCGHLCPAPCHDEALVKQTGLHQSAGPWEQPSEPAFIQTALPCPPCEVPIPVECLGQHEVSPLPCHSANPYSCKRFCGRLLDCQNHTCMKECHRVTKSNSSADGKKAGPECSQCEEECTKPRPAGCPHRCVLPCHPGDCPSCLQMLKIKCHCKLSVLYIECLKLTCADVKEKELLTSCRNQCPKELPCGHRCKEICHSGSCPLNCSQKVKLRCLCKRLKKEVQCSKIQEGQVSLECDALCKEMKRKAYEIKEAEAKAALEEEKRRQQAELEAFENRLKGRRKNKRRRDEVEVEQSSWQKYKNFIMLPVFGVAVVMVAWLMVYND; this comes from the exons ATGgatgaaatgtttctttctggTTGGAAACAGCCCGGGGAGTTGCTCGGCAGAGACAGCGTTAGGTGCGCTGGTCAGGGAAACACTTCGCTCTGGTCTGGGAAAG AATTATCTTCACTGAAGAAATTTGATGAAATTAAGAAGGCCAATCAGGCTGCAGCAAAAAAGCTAGTTGAAGACCAATTAAGCTCCTCAtctgaagatgatgatgaagatgCTGAAGCAAAACAAGGGAAGATTTTGGACAAAACATTTACCATTTACACCAGTCAAACTG ATGGAGATGCAAGTGAGCTGGAACGTACAAGACAGTACATGAATGAAGCTTTTCAGTCAGGGGCCATGACATGTCTCATCTGCATTGCTTCAGTTAAAAGGAACCAAGCT GTCTGGAGCTGTTGTGGATGCTTTTGTATATTTCATCTGGTGTGTATCCAAAAGTGGGCCAAGGACAGCCTCTTCCTTGTATCTTCTCCTCTGACAGATGATGATTTTGGGAAGAAAGACTATCCCTGGCCATG TCCAAAATGTAGGTTTGAATACAAACGCTCTGAAACTCCCAGTAGGTATTACTGTTACTGTGGAAAAGTGGAGAATCCAGCAGTGGACCCATGGCTGGTACCTCACTCCTGTGGTCAGATATGTGAGAGGGAATTCAAACCCTCCTGTGGTCATAAATGTTTGCTGCTTTGTCATCCAG GACCGTGTCCACCTTGCCCCAAGATGGTCACAACAACCTGTCACTGTAAGAAAGCCAAAGCAGTGCCCCGACGGTGCAGTGCCAAGGAGTGGTCTTGCCGCCTGCCGTGTGGACGAACATTGCTATGTGGACAGCATGTTTGTGAGAATCCCTGTCATGCAG GAGATTGTCAGCCTTGTCCACGTGTCAGTAAACAACGGTGTATCTGTGGGAGACAGACTGCGGAGAGACTTTGTGCAAGCCCTCAGTGGCAGTGTGATCAG GTGTGTGGGAAGTGTTTGCCATGTGGCAATCACACATGTGAACAAGTTTGTCATGCTGGTCCCTGTGGAGACTGTCCTCGTTCTGGGAAAAGGTTCTGTCCATGTGGAAAAACAA AGTTTACATTGCCTTGTACAGAAGATGTGCCCACCTGTGGTGATAGTTGTGACAAAGTTCTGGAATGTGGCATCCATAAATGTTCACAGCGCTGTCATCGTGGTCCCTGTGAAATATGCAGGCAG gaggttGAAAAGCAGTGTCGCTGTGGGAAGCACACCAAGCGCATGCCGTGCCATAAGCCATACCTGTGTGAAACCAAATGCACTAAAATCCGGGACTGTCAGAAGCACCAGTGCCGCAGGAAG tgctGTTCTGGAAACTGTCCACCTTGTGATCAAGTCTGCGGACGGACTCTTGGCTGCAGAAATCACAAATGCCCTTCAGGCTGCCACAGAG gtAGTTGTAATCCATGTCCGGAGACTGTAGATGTGAAATGCAGCTGTGGAAAAACTGTCATTAAAGTGCCCTGTGGCAGAGAGCGCACCATCAAACCTCCCAAATGCAAGCAGCTGTGCAG TCGGCCACCTACCTGTCACCATTCTACCCAGGAGAAACACTATTGTCACTTTGGGCGGTGCCCTCCGTGTCGCCAGCCCTGCCAGAAAACCTTACCATGTGGCCATttgtgccctgctccctgccacgaCGAAGCACTGGTGAAGCAAACCGGCTTA CATCAGTCTGCAGGGCCTTGGGAGCAGCCATCTGAGCCAGCCTTCATTCAGACTGCACTGCCGTGCCCTCCCTGTGAGGTTCCTATACCAGT ggAGTGTCTTGGACAGCACGAG gTTAGTCCGTTGCCATGTCACTCTGCAAATCCCTACTCATGTAAGAGATTTTGTGGGCGGCTTCTTGATTGTCAGAATCATACCTGTATGAAAGAATGTCATCGTGTTACTAAATCAAACAGTAGTGCAGATGGAAAGAAG GCGGGTCCAGAATGTTCACAGTGTGAAGAGGAGTGCACCAAGCCCCGGCCAGCTGGCTGTCCTCACCGATGTGTTTTGCCCTGTCATCCTGGGGATTGCCCATCATGTCTCCAGATGCTTAAAATAAAGTGTCACTGCAAACTATCAGTACTGTATATTGAATGCTT AAAACTAACATGTGCCGATGTAAAAGAAAAGGAGCTTCTTACTTCCTGCAGAAATCAGTGTCCAAAAGAG TTGCCCTGTGGTCACCGGTGTAAAGAGATTTGCCATTCAGGTAGCTGTCCTCTTAATTGCAGCCAGAAGGTTAAACTCCGATGTCTGTGTAAGAGACTGAAAAAG GAAGTGCAGTGCAGCAAGATACAAGAGGGCCAAGTTTCACTGGAATGTGATGCATTATGCAAGGAAATGAAGCGGAAAGCATATGAG ATAAAAGAAGCAGaagccaaagctgctcttgaaGAGGAGAAGCGAAGACAACAG
- the NFXL1 gene encoding NF-X1-type zinc finger protein NFXL1 isoform X3, producing the protein MKCFFLVGNSPGSCSAETALELSSLKKFDEIKKANQAAAKKLVEDQLSSSSEDDDEDAEAKQGKILDKTFTIYTSQTDGDASELERTRQYMNEAFQSGAMTCLICIASVKRNQAVWSCCGCFCIFHLVCIQKWAKDSLFLVSSPLTDDDFGKKDYPWPCPKCRFEYKRSETPSRYYCYCGKVENPAVDPWLVPHSCGQICEREFKPSCGHKCLLLCHPGPCPPCPKMVTTTCHCKKAKAVPRRCSAKEWSCRLPCGRTLLCGQHVCENPCHAGDCQPCPRVSKQRCICGRQTAERLCASPQWQCDQVCGKCLPCGNHTCEQVCHAGPCGDCPRSGKRFCPCGKTKFTLPCTEDVPTCGDSCDKVLECGIHKCSQRCHRGPCEICRQEVEKQCRCGKHTKRMPCHKPYLCETKCTKIRDCQKHQCRRKCCSGNCPPCDQVCGRTLGCRNHKCPSGCHRGSCNPCPETVDVKCSCGKTVIKVPCGRERTIKPPKCKQLCSRPPTCHHSTQEKHYCHFGRCPPCRQPCQKTLPCGHLCPAPCHDEALVKQTGLHQSAGPWEQPSEPAFIQTALPCPPCEVPIPVECLGQHEVSPLPCHSANPYSCKRFCGRLLDCQNHTCMKECHRVTKSNSSADGKKAGPECSQCEEECTKPRPAGCPHRCVLPCHPGDCPSCLQMLKIKCHCKLSVLYIECLKLTCADVKEKELLTSCRNQCPKELPCGHRCKEICHSGSCPLNCSQKVKLRCLCKRLKKEVQCSKIQEGQVSLECDALCKEMKRKAYEIKEAEAKAALEEEKRRQQAELEAFENRLKGRRKNKRRRDEVEVEQSSWQKYKNFIMLPVFGVAVVMVAWLMVYND; encoded by the exons atgaaatgtttctttctggTTGGAAACAGCCCGGGGAGTTGCTCGGCAGAGACAGCGTTAG AATTATCTTCACTGAAGAAATTTGATGAAATTAAGAAGGCCAATCAGGCTGCAGCAAAAAAGCTAGTTGAAGACCAATTAAGCTCCTCAtctgaagatgatgatgaagatgCTGAAGCAAAACAAGGGAAGATTTTGGACAAAACATTTACCATTTACACCAGTCAAACTG ATGGAGATGCAAGTGAGCTGGAACGTACAAGACAGTACATGAATGAAGCTTTTCAGTCAGGGGCCATGACATGTCTCATCTGCATTGCTTCAGTTAAAAGGAACCAAGCT GTCTGGAGCTGTTGTGGATGCTTTTGTATATTTCATCTGGTGTGTATCCAAAAGTGGGCCAAGGACAGCCTCTTCCTTGTATCTTCTCCTCTGACAGATGATGATTTTGGGAAGAAAGACTATCCCTGGCCATG TCCAAAATGTAGGTTTGAATACAAACGCTCTGAAACTCCCAGTAGGTATTACTGTTACTGTGGAAAAGTGGAGAATCCAGCAGTGGACCCATGGCTGGTACCTCACTCCTGTGGTCAGATATGTGAGAGGGAATTCAAACCCTCCTGTGGTCATAAATGTTTGCTGCTTTGTCATCCAG GACCGTGTCCACCTTGCCCCAAGATGGTCACAACAACCTGTCACTGTAAGAAAGCCAAAGCAGTGCCCCGACGGTGCAGTGCCAAGGAGTGGTCTTGCCGCCTGCCGTGTGGACGAACATTGCTATGTGGACAGCATGTTTGTGAGAATCCCTGTCATGCAG GAGATTGTCAGCCTTGTCCACGTGTCAGTAAACAACGGTGTATCTGTGGGAGACAGACTGCGGAGAGACTTTGTGCAAGCCCTCAGTGGCAGTGTGATCAG GTGTGTGGGAAGTGTTTGCCATGTGGCAATCACACATGTGAACAAGTTTGTCATGCTGGTCCCTGTGGAGACTGTCCTCGTTCTGGGAAAAGGTTCTGTCCATGTGGAAAAACAA AGTTTACATTGCCTTGTACAGAAGATGTGCCCACCTGTGGTGATAGTTGTGACAAAGTTCTGGAATGTGGCATCCATAAATGTTCACAGCGCTGTCATCGTGGTCCCTGTGAAATATGCAGGCAG gaggttGAAAAGCAGTGTCGCTGTGGGAAGCACACCAAGCGCATGCCGTGCCATAAGCCATACCTGTGTGAAACCAAATGCACTAAAATCCGGGACTGTCAGAAGCACCAGTGCCGCAGGAAG tgctGTTCTGGAAACTGTCCACCTTGTGATCAAGTCTGCGGACGGACTCTTGGCTGCAGAAATCACAAATGCCCTTCAGGCTGCCACAGAG gtAGTTGTAATCCATGTCCGGAGACTGTAGATGTGAAATGCAGCTGTGGAAAAACTGTCATTAAAGTGCCCTGTGGCAGAGAGCGCACCATCAAACCTCCCAAATGCAAGCAGCTGTGCAG TCGGCCACCTACCTGTCACCATTCTACCCAGGAGAAACACTATTGTCACTTTGGGCGGTGCCCTCCGTGTCGCCAGCCCTGCCAGAAAACCTTACCATGTGGCCATttgtgccctgctccctgccacgaCGAAGCACTGGTGAAGCAAACCGGCTTA CATCAGTCTGCAGGGCCTTGGGAGCAGCCATCTGAGCCAGCCTTCATTCAGACTGCACTGCCGTGCCCTCCCTGTGAGGTTCCTATACCAGT ggAGTGTCTTGGACAGCACGAG gTTAGTCCGTTGCCATGTCACTCTGCAAATCCCTACTCATGTAAGAGATTTTGTGGGCGGCTTCTTGATTGTCAGAATCATACCTGTATGAAAGAATGTCATCGTGTTACTAAATCAAACAGTAGTGCAGATGGAAAGAAG GCGGGTCCAGAATGTTCACAGTGTGAAGAGGAGTGCACCAAGCCCCGGCCAGCTGGCTGTCCTCACCGATGTGTTTTGCCCTGTCATCCTGGGGATTGCCCATCATGTCTCCAGATGCTTAAAATAAAGTGTCACTGCAAACTATCAGTACTGTATATTGAATGCTT AAAACTAACATGTGCCGATGTAAAAGAAAAGGAGCTTCTTACTTCCTGCAGAAATCAGTGTCCAAAAGAG TTGCCCTGTGGTCACCGGTGTAAAGAGATTTGCCATTCAGGTAGCTGTCCTCTTAATTGCAGCCAGAAGGTTAAACTCCGATGTCTGTGTAAGAGACTGAAAAAG GAAGTGCAGTGCAGCAAGATACAAGAGGGCCAAGTTTCACTGGAATGTGATGCATTATGCAAGGAAATGAAGCGGAAAGCATATGAG ATAAAAGAAGCAGaagccaaagctgctcttgaaGAGGAGAAGCGAAGACAACAG